One window of Leptotrichia sp. oral taxon 498 genomic DNA carries:
- a CDS encoding 5-formyltetrahydrofolate cyclo-ligase — translation MKKIDEKKEIRKILLKKRNLMDKKTVEKNTDLIIKNLKKYVENAKNIMIFMDMGNEVNITKLLELYPTKTFFIPKIFPKREMKINKYNRSELVLHKFGYYESASEEYCDEKILDLIVVPGIGFDCKKNRIGFGGGFYDNFLTKVRKMKKGILCVAVCYDFQIVEKIPTEEHDVRVDAVVSEKRVIV, via the coding sequence ATGAAAAAAATTGATGAAAAAAAAGAAATTAGAAAAATTTTATTAAAAAAAAGAAATCTAATGGATAAAAAAACTGTTGAAAAAAATACGGATTTAATTATTAAAAATTTAAAAAAATATGTTGAAAATGCTAAAAATATTATGATTTTTATGGACATGGGAAATGAAGTGAATATCACAAAATTGCTTGAACTTTATCCAACAAAAACTTTTTTTATTCCAAAAATTTTTCCTAAAAGAGAGATGAAAATTAATAAATATAATAGAAGTGAGCTTGTTTTGCATAAATTTGGATATTATGAGTCGGCATCCGAAGAATATTGTGATGAAAAAATATTAGATTTGATTGTTGTTCCTGGAATTGGTTTTGATTGCAAAAAAAATCGAATTGGCTTTGGTGGCGGGTTTTATGATAATTTTTTGACGAAAGTTAGGAAAATGAAAAAGGGAATTTTATGTGTTGCAGTTTGTTATGATTTTCAAATTGTGGAAAAAATTCCAACAGAAGAGCATGATGTGAGAGTTGATGCGGTTGTCAGTGAAAAAAGAGTGATTGTGTAA
- a CDS encoding PfkB family carbohydrate kinase — MEIIEYVGPVLKDVKKPIAIDPVIVCKMNSEGEGNPENLFPENVEAMKKYLLPYATVMTPNLFEAAQLAGMEAIKMIDEAKEAAKKIYELGAKYVVIIGRTFFTGENSVNLLYDGKDFKFFESKKIDTKWNHGAGCTFSSSITAEISKGATVSEAVKITKELISNALKDSFSLNNFAGPINHKKFSLK, encoded by the coding sequence ATGGAAATTATTGAATATGTTGGTCCTGTTTTAAAAGATGTCAAAAAACCGATTGCTATTGATCCAGTAATAGTTTGTAAAATGAATAGCGAAGGAGAAGGAAATCCAGAAAATCTTTTCCCTGAAAATGTTGAAGCTATGAAAAAATATCTTTTGCCTTATGCGACAGTTATGACACCAAATTTATTTGAAGCAGCACAACTTGCTGGAATGGAAGCGATAAAAATGATTGATGAAGCAAAAGAAGCTGCTAAAAAGATATACGAATTGGGAGCAAAATATGTTGTTATAATAGGACGAACTTTTTTTACTGGAGAAAATTCAGTGAATTTGTTATACGATGGAAAAGATTTTAAATTTTTTGAAAGTAAAAAAATTGACACAAAATGGAATCACGGCGCTGGATGTACTTTCTCCTCTTCAATTACCGCAGAAATTTCAAAAGGTGCAACAGTTTCAGAAGCTGTGAAAATAACAAAAGAATTAATTTCAAATGCACTTAAAGATTCATTTTCGTTAAATAATTTTGCAGGTCCAATAAATCATAAAAAATTTTCACTAAAATAA
- the metF gene encoding methylenetetrahydrofolate reductase [NAD(P)H], translated as MKIKDILEKKEHTVSFEIFPPNKNFSEEKLKNVTAELVQYKPDFISVTYGAGGKTKSGTIEMASHIKNNLKTEVMTHLTCVGSKKSEINNFLKEVKENNIDNILALRGDVPVGETEEIYDRGDYKYASELISDLRQNEKFSSFSIGAAFYPETHYQNNDLVDLFHLKNKVDSGVDFLVSQMFFDNDLFVKFRENAEKLDINVPLVAGIMPVTNAKQIKRIIELSKCSVPKKLEKLIEKYGDNPDSMRKAGIMYASEQIIELFAYGIKGVHIYTMNKAENAKEIIKNIAFLR; from the coding sequence ATGAAAATAAAAGATATTTTAGAAAAAAAAGAACATACAGTTTCATTTGAAATTTTTCCACCAAACAAAAATTTTTCGGAAGAAAAACTAAAAAATGTGACAGCGGAGCTGGTTCAATATAAACCCGACTTTATAAGCGTGACTTATGGTGCAGGTGGAAAGACAAAATCTGGGACAATAGAGATGGCGTCGCACATAAAAAATAATTTAAAAACAGAAGTTATGACGCATTTGACTTGTGTTGGAAGTAAAAAAAGTGAAATAAATAATTTTTTGAAGGAAGTAAAAGAAAATAATATAGATAATATTTTAGCACTTCGTGGAGATGTACCCGTTGGAGAAACTGAAGAAATTTATGACAGAGGCGACTACAAATATGCATCAGAATTAATTTCTGATTTAAGACAAAATGAAAAATTTAGCAGTTTTTCAATTGGAGCGGCGTTTTATCCGGAAACTCACTATCAAAACAATGATTTGGTAGATTTATTTCATTTAAAAAATAAAGTCGATTCTGGAGTAGATTTTTTAGTTTCGCAGATGTTTTTTGACAACGACCTTTTTGTAAAATTTAGGGAAAATGCGGAAAAACTTGATATAAATGTCCCTTTAGTCGCTGGAATAATGCCAGTTACAAATGCAAAACAGATAAAAAGAATAATAGAACTTTCAAAATGTTCAGTTCCGAAAAAACTGGAAAAATTAATTGAAAAATATGGAGATAATCCAGATTCAATGAGAAAAGCTGGAATTATGTACGCAAGTGAGCAGATTATCGAACTTTTTGCTTACGGAATAAAAGGTGTTCACATTTATACAATGAATAAGGCTGAAAATGCGAAAGAAATTATAAAAAATATTGCTTTTCTGAGATAA